The Bos mutus isolate GX-2022 chromosome 7, NWIPB_WYAK_1.1, whole genome shotgun sequence genome window below encodes:
- the CSF2 gene encoding granulocyte-macrophage colony-stimulating factor, giving the protein MWLQNLLLLGTVVCSFSAPTRPPNTATRPWQHVDAIKEALSLLNHSSDTDAVMNDTEVVSEKFDSQEPTCLQTRLKLYKKGLQGSLTSLMGSLTMMATHYEKHCPPTPETSCGTQFISFKNFKEDLKEFLFIIPFDCWEPAQK; this is encoded by the exons ATGTGGCTGcagaacctgcttctcctgggcACTGTGGTCTGCAGCTTCTCCGCACCTACTCGCCCACCCAACACTGCCACCCGGCCCTGGCAGCATGTGGATGCCATCAAGGAGGCCCTGAGCCTTCTGAACCACAGCAGTGACACTGATGCTGTGATG AATGACACAGAAGTCGTCTCTGAAAAGTTTGACTCCCAG GAGCCAACGTGCCTGCAGACTCGCCTGAAGCTGTACAAGAAGGGCCTGCAGGGCAGCCTCACTAGTCTCATGGGCTccttgaccatgatggccacccACTACGAGAAACACTGCCCACCCACCCCG GAAACTTCCTGTGGAACCCAGTTTATCAGCTTCAAAAATTTCAAAGAGGACCTGAAGGAGTTCCTTTTTATCATTCCCTTTGACTGCTGGGAACCAGCCCAGAAGTGA